A DNA window from Methanocorpusculum sp. contains the following coding sequences:
- the pdxT gene encoding pyridoxal 5'-phosphate synthase glutaminase subunit PdxT, producing MNIGVLALQGAFIEHIRMLESLGAETFEIRNLSDLKQKPDGLIFPGGESTVMLKLLLDLGLYDELRSLIISGTPVMGTCAGLILLAKYVEGGVPSLATMDITAVRNAYGRQLGSFETIAPFADVGDVHMTFIRAPVISRIGKNVRVLAEVDGNIVAAREENQLVLSFHPELGQNTAVHQYFLNMVSRTN from the coding sequence ATGAATATCGGTGTTCTGGCACTTCAGGGTGCATTCATCGAACACATCAGGATGCTGGAAAGTCTGGGGGCTGAGACGTTTGAGATTCGGAACCTTTCCGATCTCAAACAAAAACCGGATGGTCTGATTTTTCCGGGAGGGGAGAGTACCGTCATGTTGAAACTTCTTTTGGATCTCGGTCTGTATGATGAGCTTCGTTCACTCATTATATCAGGCACCCCCGTTATGGGTACCTGTGCCGGACTGATCCTTCTTGCAAAATATGTTGAGGGTGGGGTACCTTCTCTTGCAACGATGGACATTACTGCGGTCAGGAATGCCTATGGTCGTCAGCTCGGCAGTTTTGAAACCATTGCGCCGTTTGCTGATGTCGGGGATGTTCATATGACCTTCATACGTGCCCCGGTGATTTCCCGTATTGGGAAAAATGTCAGAGTTCTTGCAGAAGTTGATGGAAACATTGTTGCTGCACGTGAGGAAAACCAGCTGGTGTTGTCTTTCCATCCTGAGCTGGGTCAGAATACTGCCGTCCATCAATATTTCCTGAATATGGTTTCCAGAACGAACTGA